A section of the Salmo trutta chromosome 4, fSalTru1.1, whole genome shotgun sequence genome encodes:
- the LOC115191794 gene encoding endothelin receptor type B-like, which produces MGNPYTICPSPETKRGMCSIMGAPIIHVLVLMAVMAALPGPGMCQINSTTDEGEKDSQPPDQGLVLHNTHITLQPLGFHSTSSPFLEHRIPISTRGHQGPQWPRVGAGSGATNITRIRAPPPCTIATSIQGYFKYINTVISIIVFVVGIVGNATLLRIIYQNKCMRNGPNALIASLALGDLIYITIDIPINVYKLLATRFPFDDSSFGLCLCKLVPFLQKASVGITVLNLCALSVDRYRAVASWSRVQGVGIPLRTAMEIVSIWVLSMVLAVPEAIGFDMVEFNYRNETIRTCMLNPKTEFMMYYKDIKDWWLFGFYFCVPLMCTAVFYTLMTCEMLNHRNGSLRIVLSEHLKQRREVAKAVFCLVLIFTLCWFPLHLSRILKKMVYNQRDIGRCDLLNFLLVLDYLSINLATVNSCINPIILYFVSKKFKNCFKSCLCCWCHSDATVTSTGQNGNGTSIQCKSPEPANLHTDRSLRKDSD; this is translated from the exons ATGGGGAACCCCTACACTATCTGTCCATCTCCTGAGACAAAGCGTGGAATGTGTTCTATAATGGGCGCCCCAATCATACATGTGTTGGTGCTAATGGCAGTCATGGCCGCCCTGCCTGGCCCTGGAATGTGTCAGATAAACAGCACCACAGACGAGGGGGAGAAGGACTCCCAACCCCCAGACCAGGGCCTGGTCCTCCACAACACCCACATCACGCTCCAACCCCTGGGCTTCCACAGCACTAGCAGCCCCTTCCTGGAGCATAGGATCCCCATCTCCACCAGGGGCCACCAGGGGCCACAATGGCCCAGGGTCGGAGCTGGATCTGGGGCCACAAACATCACCAGGATAAGGGCCCCTCCACCATGCACCATCGCCACTTCCATTCAAGGCTATTTCAAATACATCAACACAGTGATTTCTATCATAGTGTTTGTGGTGGGCATAGTGGGCAATGCCACTCTGTTGAGAATTATCTACCAGAATAAGTGCATGAGGAATGGGCCCAATGCCCTCATCGCCAGCCTGGCGCTGGGAGACCTCATCTACATCACCATAGATATACCCATCAACGTCTACAAG ctccttgCCACCAGGTTCCCCTTCGATGACAGTTCCTTTGGGCTGTGTCTGTGTAAGCTGGTGCCATTCCTACAGAAGGCTTCTGTGGGCATCACCGTCCTCAACCTCTGTGCCCTAAGTGTCGACAG GTACCGTGCAGTGGCGTCGTGGAGCAGGGTCCAGGGAGTAGGCATTCCTCTACGGACGGCCATGGAGATCGTGTCCATCTGggtgctgtccatggtcctgGCTGTCCCAGAGGCCATCGGCTTCGACATGGTTGAATTCAACTACAGGAACGAGACCATACGGACATGCATGCTCAATCCCAAGACTGAGTTCATGATG TACTATAAGGACATCAAGGACTGGTGGTTGTTTGGGTTCTACTTCTGCGTACCTCTGATGTGTACGGCCGTGTTCTACACTCTGATGACCTGTGAGATGCTCAACCACAGGAACGGCAGCCTCCGCATCGTCCTCAGTGAACACCTCAAACAG AGACGGGAAGTGGCCAAAGCAGTGTTCTGCCTGGTCCTGATCTTCACTCTGTGCTGGTTCCCCCTGCACCTCAGCAGGATCCTCAAGAAGATGGTCTACAACCAGAGAGACATTGGACGCTGTGACCTGCTCAA CTTCCTGTTGGTCTTGGATTACCTGAGTATCAACCTAGCCACAGTAAACTCCTGTATAAACCCCATCATCCTCTACTTTGTCAGCAAGAAGTTCAAAAACTGCTTCAAG TCCTGCCTGTGTTGTTGGTGCCACTCGGATGCCACAGTGACCAGCACGGGACAAAACGGGAACGGGACCAGTATCCAGTGCAAGAGCCCAGAGCCCGCCAACCTTCACACGGACCGCAGCCTACGCAAGGACAGCGACTGA